Proteins encoded by one window of Candidatus Nitrosocosmicus hydrocola:
- a CDS encoding site-specific integrase → MLGSPESIRQYPQRLKSFFDFLKIKGDIKEQATSFVDKYKRDKKGELEKQLIMFARFQKERIENKEISPSTVPNYFKAIKLFCQANRLSNIVEWKLVSKGIPRGLKSADDRAPTLEEIQKLLEFPDRRIGPLVLTLVSSGIRIGAFETLKWKHITPFYSEDKNEVSAAKILVYPGDREQYYSFVTPEAYTSLNEWMKYRSTCGEQITKESYVMRDIWLTDDTEGIQNPHFLNQAAITRLLNRAWQAQKIRTKLSNGEKRHEFKTAHGFRKFFKTQAEQARIPSIKIELLMGHSLGVSDSYVRFTEEQILEDYLQLVDYLTVNQTIVLINKSLKKQEETIQNSLKEMEKRHRKEMDALHETYNDDMRLLKEEMEKKFQNLFQKVDFQKLAK, encoded by the coding sequence ATGCTTGGGTCTCCAGAGTCAATAAGACAATATCCACAGCGTTTGAAGTCTTTCTTTGATTTCTTAAAGATTAAAGGTGATATTAAAGAACAGGCTACAAGTTTTGTTGATAAATATAAGCGTGATAAAAAGGGTGAACTCGAAAAACAACTAATCATGTTTGCGCGCTTTCAGAAGGAAAGGATAGAGAATAAAGAAATATCTCCCTCTACGGTTCCTAATTATTTCAAGGCAATTAAGTTATTTTGTCAGGCTAATAGACTCTCTAACATTGTCGAATGGAAATTGGTATCAAAAGGTATACCTAGAGGTTTGAAGTCTGCTGATGATCGGGCTCCCACATTAGAAGAAATTCAAAAATTACTGGAATTTCCCGATAGGCGAATTGGACCACTAGTATTGACCTTAGTTTCATCTGGCATTCGAATTGGTGCTTTTGAAACTCTTAAGTGGAAACATATTACCCCATTTTATAGTGAAGATAAAAATGAGGTGTCAGCAGCAAAAATACTGGTTTATCCTGGTGATAGAGAACAATACTATTCATTTGTTACTCCTGAAGCCTATACTTCCTTAAATGAATGGATGAAGTATCGTTCAACCTGTGGTGAACAAATCACTAAAGAAAGTTATGTTATGAGAGATATATGGCTAACTGATGACACAGAGGGAATCCAAAATCCCCATTTCCTAAATCAGGCCGCAATAACTCGGTTATTAAATAGAGCATGGCAGGCTCAAAAAATCAGAACTAAACTTTCAAATGGTGAAAAAAGACATGAGTTTAAAACCGCACATGGTTTTAGAAAATTTTTTAAGACGCAAGCAGAACAAGCAAGGATTCCATCAATAAAAATTGAACTACTAATGGGTCACAGTCTGGGAGTGTCGGATTCATATGTAAGGTTCACAGAAGAACAGATATTAGAGGATTATTTGCAACTTGTTGATTATCTAACAGTGAATCAAACAATTGTTTTGATAAATAAAAGTCTGAAGAAACAAGAAGAAACTATTCAGAACTCTTTGAAAGAAATGGAGAAAAGACATAGAAAGGAAATGGATGCATTGCATGAAACATACAATGATGATATGAGGCTCCTTAAAGAGGAAATGGAAAAAAAATTTCAAAATTTATTTCAAAAAGTTGATTTCCAAAAATTGGCAAAATAA
- the priX gene encoding DNA primase noncatalytic subunit PriX produces the protein MKTEDVEFILSHFQNQTGMFPRKMMTHISKGQFSIYSKEEVLERCKQSHFIDCRINAYPELTDFKGIVRQSPDIVFIDLDLGDFNHHMKKLDLALKNTLIKIKKFQGCPSVLWTGKGYHIYLPISAIVLDQESIFSKDNFLHLFSIMSKYSNWSVSEVFLKFVEIFFTNGKADPLHKPKYKSSLLRIPGSYNSKLLNQSIDKEESRVKIVERWNGRRIPIQYLLKYFRRWIVQEEVNQRIIDQRRKNFRSKTRLSTSYSWVENLLQTPLEDHRKYCLVHILAPYLVNVKRLSQEESSELVLPWLSKCNTVRSLDFNPSTEIKNRLRYVGDFRPISLAKLKNDNLDLYRSLNNPIDLHW, from the coding sequence ATGAAGACTGAAGATGTTGAATTTATCCTGTCCCATTTCCAAAATCAAACTGGTATGTTCCCTAGAAAGATGATGACCCATATTTCAAAGGGACAATTTAGTATCTACTCCAAGGAAGAGGTTTTAGAACGATGCAAACAGTCTCACTTTATAGATTGTCGGATAAATGCCTATCCAGAACTTACAGATTTTAAGGGAATCGTAAGACAATCACCCGATATTGTCTTTATTGATTTAGATCTAGGAGATTTTAACCATCATATGAAGAAACTAGATTTAGCGTTAAAAAATACTTTGATAAAAATAAAAAAATTTCAAGGTTGTCCTAGTGTTTTATGGACTGGCAAGGGATATCATATCTATTTACCTATCAGTGCAATAGTTTTAGATCAAGAGTCTATATTTTCAAAAGATAACTTCTTACATCTTTTTTCAATAATGAGTAAATATTCTAATTGGTCAGTATCTGAAGTTTTTCTAAAATTTGTAGAAATTTTTTTTACAAATGGAAAAGCCGACCCTCTACATAAGCCTAAATACAAAAGCAGTTTGCTTAGAATTCCTGGGTCATACAATTCTAAACTTTTAAACCAAAGTATCGATAAAGAAGAATCACGCGTAAAGATAGTTGAAAGATGGAATGGCAGGCGAATCCCTATTCAATACTTACTTAAATATTTCCGAAGATGGATAGTTCAAGAAGAAGTTAATCAAAGAATTATAGATCAAAGAAGAAAAAATTTCAGATCGAAAACGAGACTTTCTACAAGTTATTCCTGGGTCGAAAATCTATTGCAAACTCCACTAGAAGACCATAGGAAATATTGTCTCGTACATATTCTAGCTCCATATCTTGTAAATGTAAAAAGGCTATCACAAGAAGAATCATCGGAATTAGTATTACCATGGTTATCAAAATGTAACACGGTGAGGTCTCTGGACTTTAATCCTTCAACAGAAATCAAGAATCGCTTAAGATATGTAGGTGACTTTAGGCCAATAAGTTTGGCAAAATTGAAAAATGATAATCTAGATCTGTATCGTTCATTAAATAATCCAATTGATCTACATTGGTGA
- a CDS encoding YncE family protein, which produces MQISLFVIIICTFAITLFTSTLVIVESSGHRDGCHRWHSCPSDSGSYSCGDTGHDSECSGSNNDDEDESDNDNDNDKRTSDFDFDFSNSESNNEQESDSTNDNNKDEKVDCLDGFYRNFDGECKSILSDDVENNEVTDMENNSVFVNPVINNEGNVFKASDKKNTFYDYSDNLLYVIKDSKQIVAINDKNLVNKITVKDIQDPVYNTAEKSLYFLDSDNKINVFDGSSISLIDTDVKINDLEYNPSNGFIYATSTGYGKIFVIDNRQIVSSLDVGLGQVDYLVHNPSNGYMYGVDKNFLKNVVIINGKEIVNSIPTGKYTNINYLVHNPSNGYMYGVDNYRGKIMILDSTEIKGNLSIGYEIDSLAYEPVNGYMYVIGNEIKKQESDDESGSTSLTNSILASNTIQPVAQIQQFNQDTGSGPACCNTVGGTIPGQTDSSTSLGSPTNGKITIINGTEKFHNFVFNDLIENIEYNPIDDFLYVLTSNPGRVSLVSGTDILDQIELEGNPKKILFSPLDGLAYITKENNYEYSIDVFYDEFLKSNIPIKYLYDEIVTNPSQGLVYMLEGDILYLIKNGFITDKIILNSE; this is translated from the coding sequence GTGCAAATCAGTCTCTTTGTAATAATTATTTGTACATTTGCAATAACGTTGTTTACTTCTACGCTTGTAATTGTAGAGAGTAGTGGGCATCGAGATGGTTGTCATAGGTGGCACAGTTGTCCTTCTGATAGCGGAAGTTATTCTTGCGGTGATACAGGACATGACTCTGAATGTTCTGGGAGTAACAACGATGATGAAGATGAAAGTGATAATGATAATGACAATGACAAAAGAACTTCTGACTTTGACTTTGACTTTTCAAACTCTGAATCTAACAATGAACAAGAAAGTGATAGCACAAATGATAACAACAAGGATGAAAAAGTTGATTGCCTTGATGGATTCTATAGAAATTTTGATGGTGAATGTAAATCTATCCTCAGTGATGATGTAGAAAACAATGAAGTTACCGATATGGAAAATAACAGTGTTTTTGTTAATCCTGTAATTAATAATGAGGGTAATGTGTTTAAAGCCTCTGATAAGAAGAATACATTTTATGATTATTCTGATAACCTGCTATATGTGATCAAAGATTCAAAGCAAATTGTTGCGATAAACGACAAGAATCTTGTGAATAAAATAACTGTCAAAGATATTCAAGATCCAGTTTATAATACTGCTGAAAAAAGTTTGTATTTTCTAGACAGTGATAATAAAATTAATGTTTTTGATGGTAGTAGCATCAGCCTTATTGATACTGATGTTAAGATAAATGATTTAGAATACAATCCTTCAAATGGATTTATATATGCAACTAGCACTGGCTATGGGAAAATATTCGTCATAGATAACCGGCAAATAGTCAGCAGTTTGGACGTAGGGCTAGGCCAAGTGGATTACCTTGTCCATAATCCTTCTAACGGCTATATGTATGGTGTCGATAAAAATTTTTTAAAGAATGTTGTCATCATAAATGGCAAAGAAATAGTCAACAGTATTCCAACTGGTAAATATACTAACATCAATTACCTTGTCCATAATCCTTCTAACGGCTATATGTATGGTGTCGATAATTACAGGGGAAAAATAATGATCTTAGATAGTACGGAAATAAAAGGCAATCTCAGTATTGGTTATGAAATTGATTCCTTAGCCTATGAGCCAGTTAATGGATATATGTATGTGATAGGTAACGAGATTAAAAAGCAAGAATCAGATGATGAGTCTGGATCAACTTCTCTAACTAACAGCATATTAGCATCCAATACAATACAGCCAGTTGCTCAAATTCAACAATTTAATCAAGATACAGGAAGTGGACCAGCGTGTTGTAATACAGTAGGCGGTACCATTCCCGGTCAAACCGATAGTTCCACGAGTTTGGGTTCCCCTACCAATGGAAAAATCACCATAATAAATGGAACTGAAAAATTTCATAATTTTGTATTTAACGATCTAATTGAAAATATTGAGTATAATCCTATAGATGACTTTTTGTACGTCTTGACTAGTAATCCCGGAAGAGTGTCTTTAGTTAGCGGAACAGACATTCTTGACCAAATCGAATTAGAGGGTAATCCTAAGAAAATATTGTTTTCCCCGTTAGATGGACTGGCTTACATCACCAAGGAAAACAATTATGAGTATTCGATAGATGTATTCTATGATGAATTTTTGAAAAGTAATATTCCCATCAAATATCTTTACGATGAAATCGTAACTAATCCATCTCAAGGCCTAGTTTACATGCTTGAAGGTGACATTTTGTATTTAATTAAAAATGGCTTTATTACTGATAAAATAATATTAAATTCAGAATAA
- a CDS encoding potassium channel family protein produces MSTSKLTRLIEREIIISTITVISVAVTIIMYAYASVLTGDQYAIIYLFDSIVTIILIYDYCDRLRKSENKKKFLIQHIYEIPALLPLIFFSFMEYEASIAAILRAMRIIRLFRLLRLLRLINLFKMAKFLKASGFIYLVILLVVSIIFGAIGILVVEEESPGSTIKNFGDALWFSTTTITISGFGDVVPSTMEGRIISAILIVVGLTTILGFISSFGATVVQKRLNKKVVAHDLKKSIKDRIDILEDIHDSEVESLVNEIRFLHKKIYDGREVCVECGVIYPDESLYCNKCGNKIVEKRTEENESQS; encoded by the coding sequence TTGAGTACAAGCAAACTTACCCGTTTGATAGAAAGAGAAATAATTATTTCGACTATAACCGTTATTTCTGTAGCAGTAACAATCATCATGTATGCTTATGCTAGTGTTCTTACCGGTGATCAATATGCTATAATCTACTTATTTGACTCTATAGTTACAATTATTTTGATTTATGATTATTGTGACAGATTAAGAAAATCTGAAAACAAGAAAAAGTTTCTTATTCAACATATCTATGAAATACCTGCTTTGTTGCCGTTAATCTTTTTTAGTTTCATGGAGTATGAAGCATCTATTGCTGCAATATTAAGGGCGATGAGAATTATTCGTCTTTTCAGGCTACTTAGATTATTAAGACTAATCAATTTGTTTAAAATGGCCAAATTCCTAAAGGCGAGTGGTTTCATCTACCTTGTAATTTTACTTGTTGTGTCTATCATATTTGGGGCTATAGGCATTCTGGTTGTCGAAGAAGAAAGTCCCGGTAGCACCATAAAAAACTTTGGTGATGCATTGTGGTTTTCTACCACCACTATTACAATATCAGGATTTGGGGATGTAGTACCATCTACTATGGAAGGGAGAATTATTTCAGCGATTCTCATAGTAGTTGGACTTACAACTATCCTGGGGTTTATTTCTAGTTTTGGTGCTACCGTTGTACAAAAAAGATTAAATAAAAAAGTAGTAGCCCATGATCTAAAAAAATCAATAAAAGATCGAATTGATATCTTGGAAGATATTCACGATTCTGAAGTTGAATCTCTTGTCAATGAAATCCGATTCTTGCATAAGAAAATCTATGATGGACGTGAGGTATGTGTTGAATGTGGAGTTATATATCCTGATGAGTCTTTGTATTGTAACAAGTGTGGAAATAAGATAGTGGAAAAAAGAACTGAAGAGAATGAAAGTCAAAGTTGA
- a CDS encoding zinc ribbon domain-containing protein, translating to MDKSYPISNYLSPVNELKFGSCVSEDLLRIEKYDIEIVKGIDGNYWEEIDTMLIYPIEMGSVLEFKNHENKNQPGYGFRQSDILEIKIQTEIKDGFFRKKEDALLQIMLNFKGESKEILLNVEDKQIPKILESINHTRTFDYNQYLGTLSIPFENSEGSIEYSTVYVKTPLIAIGENILWSNLITKGTFNRKIVWLQALTNFRIFEYNYDSHLASYASISAIDDIVVTNQKRISESQGGGTYYGTRVGSMRTGFGNTKTRSTSVTYGDVVFFANGQPFITLNQIRDPHGVARIAKSAKKQSMQIEKMLNKGTKNKIRKNNEQTLACNNCSAINNQGSNFCNNCGMGLK from the coding sequence TTGGACAAATCTTATCCTATCAGTAATTATTTGAGCCCTGTTAATGAATTAAAATTTGGATCATGTGTAAGTGAAGATTTACTTCGAATTGAAAAATATGACATTGAAATAGTAAAAGGAATAGATGGCAATTACTGGGAGGAGATCGATACAATGCTGATTTACCCTATAGAAATGGGCTCTGTATTAGAATTTAAGAATCATGAAAATAAAAACCAACCAGGGTATGGATTTAGACAATCAGACATTTTAGAAATTAAGATCCAAACAGAAATTAAGGATGGATTTTTTAGAAAAAAAGAAGATGCTTTACTTCAAATCATGTTAAATTTTAAAGGTGAAAGCAAGGAAATTCTCCTAAATGTAGAAGATAAACAAATACCAAAGATCTTAGAGTCTATAAATCATACCAGAACCTTTGACTATAATCAGTATTTAGGAACACTCAGTATTCCATTTGAAAACAGCGAGGGTTCCATAGAATATTCAACCGTATATGTTAAAACACCACTTATTGCAATTGGAGAAAATATTTTGTGGAGTAACTTGATAACCAAAGGAACATTCAATCGCAAAATTGTCTGGCTTCAGGCCTTGACAAATTTTAGGATATTCGAGTATAATTACGATAGTCATCTAGCAAGTTATGCTTCTATTTCTGCAATTGACGACATAGTAGTTACTAATCAAAAGAGGATATCAGAATCTCAAGGAGGAGGAACCTATTATGGTACTAGAGTTGGATCAATGAGAACGGGGTTTGGGAATACTAAAACTCGCTCAACTTCTGTTACATATGGAGATGTTGTGTTCTTTGCAAACGGTCAACCGTTCATAACTTTAAATCAAATACGTGATCCCCATGGGGTGGCTAGAATAGCAAAGAGTGCAAAGAAACAATCTATGCAGATAGAAAAAATGTTAAATAAAGGAACTAAAAATAAGATAAGGAAAAATAATGAACAAACCTTAGCCTGCAATAACTGTAGTGCCATAAATAATCAAGGTTCAAACTTTTGTAACAATTGTGGGATGGGCTTGAAGTAA
- a CDS encoding discoidin domain-containing protein: MSNIEGIRWIAIPNGWKESSENKLLVSVVVSPNLTPGNINGDILENFNIFKNWPVKLKGESAEISLDNQPIEFYFECKEATNNGALYPTSLETVDSSFWGDYFGTSMKVKKIENVNLLDKKPVSYPESVISSFIDNFYTTIAKKISAGNSSLNKQFYCYDKKPTAKYYCYQVFSDQVSELLLEGTFSNPDTVFHFSITDRPDNDIFVMSDPIPQPGGRTAIVQFSLNQSTTLTSTSFKYVIQSDFGSDSEPATVTIFITPPGTTFNPCSLKVTPLDKSLNIPPETTSELLLEGTFPNQSTMFHFHITDPPNADLVDILKVIQGGRTAIVQFKSKQSTTLTSTSFKYVIQSDFGSVSEPATVTIFITPPGTTFNPCSEPTSTQNVNTFQSPVNNCLTEIVINDSLEESLDIRRTFDEADNSLKNAFRELKKFYRRDSTSNPTSEIDEIDPEFHEMVDQLHQYPILMRKLGLVLDFEVSLPLKENGDVIKKGKIGISPVELAGADSHKINVPFVLDIEERIFSIDWETSSNHRDNMLLLKEDEYTVVTKDIANSGIKLAGLSNNIAEYDDDQLDQEFRLPFINSNGIALSRINRAQSIYHHFQSLYQLNHKLSTINQESDIENVDSLVLGYRIDVGIFNETSEILGTSNAIWYSLCERIGDYKGIHSAPDEGFISIAFSKPNSNSETPQHVLESLFNWTGWSLCVTPPGKTIGPDDTPQGQDEIDLINLSMDSPAINLINFIPKPGSLPQLRFRNLYKFRTRVVDMAGNSLKPDVNSIDQTFTFPPDPIKYLRYDPVQSPVLVFKYSIDIDEYPAETVDTLVIRSPDDDDETPVNSAVDSFNSSSERHIAPPKTSYLMAESHGLFDADKTWYKQAHESVNLDDDDDTKLWNRLKNLDGSISSDGVESNDIIPFRYLPDPMADGVVFDDLPGQGPGAQMIRYRGEWPEKKSFKLRLESHSSTFSRTPSLQGKGDSELLDETLIIRLEKGTIKEINLSSYILPDNLDSFAIYDSVSKDVSYANEFHNFQKFISDGKHWMLTPSRKIKLVHAVKKPLIKPYFQNIIYSIDNNSELDSTVANLSFELVISKRSTKKVELIASYADIIYEPEASTGITSRVLESILMAFDIENDGQDEEGTYVLKKDNIQHQLNDPKYRRVSYKVKATSRFQEYFVAQGDPLEFSKESQFVELKKLNTSRPSIPELRYIIPIFDDKYESNSNNDNNYKVGLRLYLNGAWYVSGEEELLGIVLLNDSTSLTNLSLRLDNNQLNLKDLVTRWGRDPIWKTGSVSNQSFPDFDNFPKSTYKMSSIILEELRGNTDNKVNIAGHKVEFNPSRKLFYCDLDLDHRSSYFPFIKLALVRLQPNSITSFDASDNAYVSRVCIAEFIQLLPTRFASISSEIVNDSKIVKVAVSGINPSTMGNVYVRLTLEGQPRNANSNVWRSWEPVQMNSFGAAGDDVNTWYSEIPIMNWGHIRHRILIEEFEIYKTSPLEGAEKIPRLVFSKILNINPIIEKLEIDNVQASGNDGNLPENVLDGNLETRWSVEGIHSWIRIKLGKKRLVNELRIAWYRGKERTTEFQIIDSNGKLISQVITSGTTSHLETFRIKDTITDEIKLKMIGNSEPNNNWFSIAEVEIYGEII, translated from the coding sequence TTGAGTAATATTGAAGGTATTAGATGGATAGCTATTCCAAATGGGTGGAAAGAGTCATCTGAAAATAAGTTGTTAGTCTCTGTGGTTGTTTCTCCAAACCTTACACCGGGAAATATAAACGGCGATATTCTGGAAAATTTTAATATTTTCAAAAATTGGCCCGTTAAACTAAAAGGGGAATCAGCCGAAATTTCCCTTGATAATCAACCGATTGAATTTTACTTTGAATGCAAAGAAGCAACAAACAATGGAGCATTATATCCAACCTCGCTCGAAACAGTTGACTCTAGTTTTTGGGGAGATTACTTTGGAACCTCAATGAAAGTAAAAAAGATAGAAAATGTTAATTTGCTAGACAAAAAACCTGTCTCCTACCCAGAGTCTGTCATTTCCTCATTCATCGATAATTTCTATACTACTATTGCCAAAAAAATATCTGCAGGAAACAGCAGTTTAAATAAACAATTTTATTGTTACGACAAAAAACCGACAGCAAAATATTATTGCTATCAAGTGTTTTCGGACCAAGTTAGCGAACTCTTATTGGAAGGTACCTTTTCAAATCCGGATACAGTATTCCATTTCAGCATAACGGATCGCCCTGACAATGATATCTTTGTTATGTCGGACCCTATTCCGCAACCGGGAGGCCGTACTGCCATAGTCCAATTCAGCCTAAATCAATCAACAACCTTGACCAGTACTTCCTTCAAATATGTGATTCAATCTGACTTTGGTTCTGATAGCGAGCCTGCAACGGTGACAATATTTATTACTCCACCGGGAACCACTTTCAATCCATGCAGTCTTAAGGTTACACCGTTAGATAAATCTCTAAATATTCCTCCAGAAACGACGAGCGAACTCTTATTGGAAGGTACCTTTCCAAATCAAAGTACCATGTTCCATTTTCATATAACCGATCCTCCTAACGCAGATCTAGTTGATATATTAAAAGTTATTCAGGGCGGCCGTACTGCCATAGTCCAATTCAAATCAAAGCAATCAACAACCTTGACCAGTACTTCCTTCAAATATGTGATTCAATCTGACTTTGGTTCTGTTAGCGAGCCTGCAACGGTAACAATATTTATTACTCCACCGGGAACCACTTTCAATCCATGTTCAGAGCCCACTAGCACACAAAATGTCAATACCTTTCAATCACCTGTAAATAATTGTCTTACCGAAATTGTAATAAATGACTCTTTGGAGGAATCATTGGACATACGTAGAACTTTTGATGAAGCAGATAATAGTCTAAAAAATGCCTTCCGAGAATTAAAAAAATTCTACAGGAGAGACTCAACTTCAAATCCAACTTCTGAAATAGATGAGATAGACCCGGAATTTCATGAAATGGTTGATCAGCTGCATCAGTATCCAATATTGATGAGAAAATTAGGCTTAGTTTTAGATTTTGAGGTTTCACTTCCTCTTAAAGAAAATGGCGACGTTATAAAAAAAGGTAAAATAGGTATTTCTCCTGTAGAATTGGCTGGAGCAGATTCCCACAAAATAAATGTACCTTTTGTATTAGATATTGAAGAGAGGATCTTTTCTATTGATTGGGAAACTTCATCAAATCATAGGGACAATATGCTCTTGTTAAAAGAAGATGAATATACTGTAGTAACGAAAGATATAGCCAATTCAGGTATAAAATTAGCTGGTCTGTCAAATAATATAGCGGAATATGACGATGACCAACTTGACCAAGAGTTCAGGTTACCTTTTATTAACTCTAACGGTATTGCTCTATCAAGAATTAATCGTGCCCAAAGCATCTACCATCATTTTCAATCCTTATATCAACTCAATCATAAATTGAGCACTATTAATCAAGAATCTGATATTGAAAATGTTGATAGTCTAGTTTTAGGCTACCGTATTGATGTTGGTATATTCAACGAAACGTCTGAAATCTTAGGAACTTCTAATGCAATATGGTATTCATTATGTGAACGTATAGGTGATTACAAAGGAATTCATTCCGCTCCTGATGAAGGATTTATTTCAATTGCCTTTTCAAAACCCAATTCCAATTCTGAGACCCCGCAACATGTGCTTGAATCTCTTTTTAATTGGACTGGATGGAGTTTGTGTGTCACACCACCAGGCAAAACAATAGGCCCAGATGATACTCCACAAGGTCAAGACGAGATAGATTTAATAAATCTATCTATGGATTCGCCTGCAATCAACCTAATTAATTTCATACCCAAGCCTGGTTCCTTGCCTCAATTGCGTTTTAGAAATTTGTATAAATTTCGAACTCGAGTCGTTGACATGGCAGGAAATAGTTTGAAACCTGATGTGAATAGTATAGATCAGACCTTTACTTTTCCTCCGGATCCTATAAAATACCTACGTTACGACCCTGTTCAGAGTCCGGTACTGGTTTTCAAATATTCTATAGATATAGATGAATATCCCGCAGAAACGGTAGACACGTTAGTTATAAGGAGTCCTGACGATGATGATGAGACTCCAGTTAATTCAGCTGTAGATTCTTTCAATAGTAGTTCTGAGAGGCATATTGCCCCTCCAAAAACCTCCTATTTAATGGCAGAAAGTCATGGTCTATTTGATGCCGATAAAACATGGTACAAGCAAGCTCATGAATCCGTTAATCTTGACGATGATGATGATACCAAACTCTGGAATAGGTTAAAGAATTTAGATGGCTCTATAAGTTCTGATGGTGTAGAGAGTAATGATATTATACCATTTCGTTATCTACCTGACCCTATGGCTGATGGCGTCGTTTTCGATGATTTACCTGGTCAAGGTCCTGGCGCGCAGATGATTCGATATAGAGGCGAATGGCCAGAAAAAAAGTCATTTAAACTTCGTCTGGAGTCACATTCATCCACATTTAGCAGAACGCCCAGTCTGCAAGGAAAAGGGGATTCAGAATTGTTGGATGAAACATTAATCATAAGGCTAGAAAAGGGTACTATTAAAGAGATTAATTTAAGCAGTTATATCCTTCCAGACAATTTGGATTCATTTGCAATATATGATTCTGTATCAAAAGACGTCTCTTATGCCAACGAATTTCATAATTTCCAAAAATTCATTTCGGATGGAAAGCACTGGATGCTAACGCCTTCCAGAAAAATTAAGCTCGTACATGCTGTTAAAAAACCACTGATAAAACCTTATTTTCAGAATATAATATACAGTATAGATAATAATTCCGAGTTAGATTCAACTGTGGCTAATTTATCATTTGAGTTAGTCATAAGCAAAAGAAGTACCAAGAAGGTAGAACTAATTGCGTCATATGCTGATATTATTTATGAACCAGAAGCAAGCACTGGGATTACATCTCGAGTTTTAGAATCCATTTTGATGGCATTCGATATAGAAAATGACGGACAGGATGAAGAGGGTACATATGTACTTAAGAAAGATAACATTCAGCATCAATTAAATGATCCAAAATATAGAAGAGTGTCCTATAAGGTTAAAGCGACATCCCGATTTCAAGAGTATTTTGTAGCCCAAGGAGACCCATTAGAATTCTCAAAAGAATCACAATTCGTAGAACTGAAAAAACTCAATACTTCTAGACCTAGTATTCCAGAATTAAGATACATAATTCCTATATTTGACGACAAATATGAGTCAAATTCTAATAACGATAATAATTACAAAGTGGGATTAAGACTTTACCTTAACGGTGCTTGGTATGTCTCCGGAGAAGAAGAATTGTTGGGAATAGTGTTATTAAACGATAGTACTTCTTTAACAAATTTGAGTTTAAGATTAGACAATAATCAACTTAATCTAAAAGATTTGGTAACAAGATGGGGTCGCGATCCTATTTGGAAAACAGGATCGGTATCAAATCAGTCTTTTCCTGATTTTGATAATTTTCCCAAATCAACGTATAAGATGAGTAGCATAATTCTGGAAGAATTAAGGGGAAATACTGATAATAAGGTCAATATAGCCGGTCATAAAGTTGAATTTAACCCGTCTAGAAAATTGTTTTATTGCGATTTAGATTTAGATCACAGATCATCCTATTTTCCCTTTATCAAATTGGCCTTGGTGAGATTACAACCAAACTCTATAACATCATTTGACGCATCCGATAATGCATATGTTTCGAGGGTTTGCATAGCCGAATTCATTCAACTCTTGCCAACACGGTTTGCATCAATTAGTAGTGAAATTGTTAATGACTCAAAAATTGTAAAAGTAGCCGTTTCTGGAATTAATCCTTCTACAATGGGAAACGTATACGTGCGGCTAACGTTGGAAGGACAACCTCGAAATGCAAACAGTAACGTGTGGAGATCATGGGAACCTGTACAAATGAATTCTTTTGGGGCAGCTGGTGACGATGTGAATACCTGGTATTCTGAAATTCCTATAATGAACTGGGGTCACATTAGACATAGGATTTTAATAGAGGAGTTTGAAATTTACAAGACCAGCCCTCTCGAAGGAGCGGAAAAAATTCCTAGACTAGTTTTTTCGAAAATTCTAAATATCAATCCAATCATTGAAAAATTGGAAATAGATAATGTCCAAGCAAGCGGTAACGATGGTAATTTACCTGAAAATGTATTAGATGGTAATCTGGAAACCCGTTGGTCTGTCGAGGGAATTCATTCTTGGATAAGAATTAAACTTGGCAAGAAACGATTGGTCAATGAATTAAGAATTGCATGGTACCGCGGAAAAGAAAGAACAACCGAGTTTCAGATAATAGATTCTAATGGTAAATTGATTTCTCAAGTAATAACCAGTGGGACAACTTCTCATTTGGAAACATTTAGGATAAAGGATACTATTACAGATGAGATAAAACTGAAAATGATAGGAAATAGTGAGCCTAACAATAATTGGTTTAGCATCGCAGAAGTCGAAATTTATGGAGAGATAATATAG